The proteins below come from a single Rosa rugosa chromosome 2, drRosRugo1.1, whole genome shotgun sequence genomic window:
- the LOC133727945 gene encoding protein NRT1/ PTR FAMILY 2.7-like has translation MASSLSPLSSDSSSRRGGWITFPFITGTMAGLTLAAGGWVSNLIVYLIQEFNVKSIDAAQVSNVMNGSTSFFPVIGAIIADSFLGSFPVISVSSFISLLGISLLALTATLSSLKPQPCVIGSELCQPTTKLQLAILYTSITLASIGLGGTRFTLATIGANQFDKPKNQSTFFNWFFFTFYVASVASATVIVYVEDNVGWKWGFALCAIANLISLAIFLSGTRFYRFDKPQGSPFIGLARVIVATTRKRNLQISSDESKDYYYGHGRVTDVVAAPPSKSFRLLNRAAQKIEGDIKPDGSILKPWRLCTVQQVEDFKTLVRILPLWSSSIFLGTPIAVQSSLTILQALSMDRHLGPHFKIPAGSILVVVLISCALFLAVIDRFLCPMWQKLIGRFPSPLQRIGLGHVLNVLSMAVSALVESKRLKIAKDHQLQDQPAGAITPMLALWLFPQLVLVGVGEAFHFPGQVALYYQEFPVPLRSTSTAMISLIIGISFYLSTGLIDFVRRVTSWLPDNINNGKLENVYWMLVVVGVVNFGYYLVCANLYKYQNVSDADSSDDK, from the exons ATGGCTAGCTCCCTCTCCCCTCTGTCATCAGATTCCTCTAGCAGGCGCGGTGGTTGGATTACTTTCCCCTTCATCACTG GGACTATGGCAGGCTTGACACTCGCAGCCGGAGGATGGGTTTCAAATCTGATTGTGTACCTGATTCAAGAATTCAATGTAAAGAGCATTGATGCAGCCCAGGTTTCAAACGTGATGAATGGTTCTACCAGCTTTTTTCCTGTCATTGGAGCCATCATAGCTGACTCTTTCTTAGGCTCATTCCCAGTTATCTCAGTTTCCTCATTCATTTCTTTGCTG GGGATATCTCTTTTAGCATTAACTGCAACACTTAGTTCATTAAAGCCTCAACCTTGTGTTATCGGATCGGAGTTATGCCAACCCACCACCAAACTTCAACTTGCAATCTTGTACACAAGTATAACTCTGGCATCGATTGGCTTGGGCGGCACACGTTTTACACTGGCAACAATTGGAGCTAATCAATTTGATAAGCCTAAGAATCAATCAACATTCTTCAACTGGTTCTTCTTCACCTTTTATGTTGCTTCAGTGGCAAGTGCTACAGTCATTGTGTACGTTGAGGACAATGTGGGATGGAAATGGGGGTTTGCCCTATGTGCCATTGCCAACCTAATTAGCTTGGCCATTTTCTTGTCTGGGACCCGTTTCTACCGTTTTGATAAGCCGCAAGGCAGTCCATTCATTGGTTTAGCTCGTGTTATTGTTGCTACTACTCGGAAACGGAATCTCCAGATCTCATCTGATGAAAGCAAAGATTATTACTATGGGCATGGTAGAGTGACAGATGTAGTGGCTGCACCACCGAGCAAGAGCTTCAG GTTGCTTAACCGTGCAGCGCAGAAAATTGAAGGAGACATAAAACCAGATGGTTCAATTCTGAAACCGTGGAGACTATGCACAGTTCAGCAAGTAGAAGATTTCAAGacccttgtgagaattttgCCATTGTGGTCAAGTAGCATATTCTTAGGTACCCCAATAGCAGTACAATCCAGCTTGACTATACTCCAGGCTCTCAGCATGGACCGTCACCTCGGTCCTCATTTCAAAATACCAGCCGGGTCTATTTTAGTTGTTGTACTAATCTCCTGCGCCCTTTTTCTCGCCGTCATTGATAGGTTCTTATGTCCCATGTGGCAGAAGTTGATTGGTCGGTTTCCGTCGCCCCTCCAACGCATAGGGTTAGGCCATGTGCTAAATGTTCTCAGCATGGCTGTTTCAGCACTGGTTGAATCCAAAAGGTTAAAAATCGCCAAAGACCACCAACTCCAAGACCAGCCTGCAGGTGCTATCACCCCAATGCTGGCCTTGTGGCTTTTCCCACAGTTGGTTTTGGTAGGCGTTGGAGAGGCATTTCATTTTCCAGGACAAGTTGCATTGTATTACCAAGAATTTCCCGTGCCACTGCGAAGCACATCAACGGCGATGATTTCGTTGATCATCGGGATTTCATTTTATCTAAGCACGGGTCTGATCGATTTTGTTCGGAGGGTTACAAGTTGGCTACCAGACAATATAAACAATGGGAAGCTAGAGAATGTGTATTGGATGTTAGTTGTGGTTGGGGTGGTAAACTTTGGTTATTATTTAGTGTGCGCAAACTTGTACAAGTATCAAAATGTAAGTGATGCGGACAGCTCTGATGATAAGTGA